A window from Primulina huaijiensis isolate GDHJ02 chromosome 11, ASM1229523v2, whole genome shotgun sequence encodes these proteins:
- the LOC140987182 gene encoding uncharacterized protein has translation MALSYYSNWDACQQFSSDAHTQTNEQLCWELQDFSHSLALPDNSFNSVDPNTLFYSSENYNSLFPHLLTPISDDLNLSNCASITQAPAVLFQEFDPLTYCPKRQKAAYIDYEEIYPCAIYRLQDYNSQEVVTPSLPDFPTGPPVYSGGIRCESSSTKSLSAQSIAARQRRRKISDKTQELGKLIPGGHKMNTAEMFHAAYKYIKFLQAQVGILQFTESNGDEESGEYLHGLLESPLIQEKLYSTEKCLVPQKLVRPITEQ, from the exons ATGGCTTTGAGCTACTACTCTAATTGGGATGCATGTCAACAGTTCAGTTCAGATGCTCATACACAAACAAATGAGCAGCTGTGTTGGGAGCTTCAAGATTTCTCACACAGTCTTGCTTTGCCAGACAACTCCTTCAATAGTGTCGACCCGAATACCTTGTTTTATTCATCAGAAAACTACAATTCTCTATTCCCACACTTGCTAACTCCAATATCCGATGATCTTAATCTCAGCAACTGTGCATCCATCACACAAGCTCCAGCAGTACTCTTTCAAGAATTCGATCCATTAACGTATTGCCCCAAGCGCCAAAAGGCCGCAtatattgattatgaagaaatatACCCATGTGCGATTTATAGACTTCAAGATTATAATTCCCAGGAAGTTGTAACGCCCTCATTGCCAGATTTTCCTACTGGTCCGCCAGTTTATAGCGGTGGGATCAGGTGTGAGAGTAGCAGCACAAAGAGCTTATCGGCGCAGAGCATTGCCGCGAGGCAGAGGAGGAGGAAAATTAGTGATAAAACTCAGGAGCTGGGGAAGCTTATTCCAGGTGGCCACAAGATGAACACTGCTGAAATGTTTCACGCTGCTTACAAATACATCAAGTTTTTGCAGGCTCAAGTTGGAATTCTTCAATTCACGGAGTCAAATGGTGACGAG GAAAGTGGAGAATATTTGCATGGTCTTCTTGAATCTCCATTGATCCAGGAGAAGCTATATTCTACAGAGAAATGCTTGGTTCCTCAGAAACTTGTCCGTCCAATCACCGAgcaatga
- the LOC140988931 gene encoding tetrahydroberberine oxidase-like — MGLMHTFLFFLLTNLLSSGASSSISPNKNKFLECLTLKFQSLNSTSDVIYTPKNSSYSSLLQSGNERTASTSRLRPVAILTPWSGAEIQAAIQCSKKHGFQLRVRSGGHDYEGLSYVSEIPFFIVDMRNLRSVSIDTEENTAWIQVGATLGELYYTIAAKNRTLAFTAGVCPTVGVGGHFSGGGYGMMSRRHGIAVDHIIDAKLINADGEILDRKSMGEDLFWAIRGGGGTSFGIVFSFKVNLIVVPETVTVFNVSRTLEQNATQLVLKWQQIADKIDENLLLRLFLGSIRSPVDGKRTIQASFTSLYLGEVKDLLPLMHDNFPELGLVKQDCTEMSWIESTIYFAGFQNQSLDVLLDRSQQGSVYFKGKSDYVQQQIPEKGLTGLWEFLNKEDVNQAGLQFSPYGGRLNDVSESETPFPHRSGIIFMIHYSVVWVEDGDSALQKHMAWIRRLYRYMAPYVSKHPRQAYFNYRDLDIGVNNQGNTSYAQANVWGSKYFKNNFKRLVQVKTQVDPSNFFRNEQSVPPLTTW, encoded by the coding sequence ATGGGGTTAATGCATACTTTCCTCTTTTTCCTTTTGACAAACCTTTTAAGCTCTGGAGCTTCTTCATCAATTAGTCCAAACAAAAACAAGTTTCTCGAATGCCTTACCCTTAAATTTCAATCCCTGAACTCGACATCCGATGTGATTTACACTCCCAAAAATTCATCATATTCTTCCCTTTTGCAATCAGGAAACGAGCGAACCGCATCGACCAGCAGGCTGAGGCCTGTGGCCATTCTCACCCCATGGTCCGGAGCCGAAATCCAGGCAGCAATTCAATGCTCCAAGAAACATGGATTTCAGCTCAGGGTCCGAAGTGGTGGCCATGATTATGAAGGGCTATCGTACGTTTCCGAGATTCCCTTTTTCATTGTCGACATGAGAAACCTGCGATCAGTATCAATAGATACTGAAGAAAATACTGCCTGGATTCAAGTAGGCGCTACTCTCGGGGAATTATACTACACCATTGCTGCAAAAAATAGGACTCTAGCTTTTACAGCAGGAGTTTGTCCAACTGTAGGAGTGGGAGGACACTTCAGTGGCGGAGGATACGGCATGATGTCCCGTAGACATGGAATTGCTGTGGATCACATCATCGACGCTAAATTGATCAATGCTGATGGAGAAATTTTGGACCGTAAATCCATGGGAGAGGACCTGTTTTGGGCCATCAGAGGAGGCGGGGGAACTAGTTTCGGGATTGTTTTCTCTTTCAAAGTCAATCTAATCGTTGTTCCTGAAACAGTTACTGTTTTCAACGTTTCTAGGACCCTGGAACAGAATGCAACGCAACTGGTGCTCAAATGGCAACAAATCGCTGACAAGATTGATGAAAATCTTTTACTGAGACTCTTTTTGGGAAGCATCAGGTCCCCAGTAGATGGAAAAAGGACAATACAGGCCTCTTTCACGTCTCTATACCTCGGTGAAGTTAAAGATCTCCTGCCGTTAATGCATGACAATTTTCCTGAGCTGGGTTTGGTGAAACAAGATTGTACTGAAATGAGCTGGATAGAATCCACGATTTATTTTGCAGGTTTTCAAAATCAGTCGCTCGATGTTTTGCTCGACAGAAGCCAACAAGGCAGTGTATATTTCAAAGGAAAATCGGACTATGTTCAACAGCAAATTCCAGAAAAAGGCCTGACAGGGTTATGGGAATTCCTTAACAAAGAAGACGTAAACCAGGCAGGACTTCAGTTCAGCCCGTACGGGGGTCGACTAAACGATGTCTCTGAATCTGAAACCCCCTTCCCTCATCGATCAGGTATCATATTCATGATCCATTATTCAGTAGTTTGGGTTGAAGATGGAGATTCAGCGTTACAGAAGCACATGGCTTGGATACGAAGACTCTACCGTTACATGGCTCCTTACGTTTCGAAACATCCGAGACAGGCATATTTCAATTACAGGGATCTTGATATCGGGGTGAACAATCAAGGGAACACAAGCTACGCACAAGCGAATGTCTGGGGATCCAAATACTTCAAGAACAACTTTAAGAGACTCGTGCAAGTGAAAACTCAGGTGGATCCATCTAATTTTTTCAGAAACGAGCAAAGCGTTCCTCCTCTTACCACATGGTAA